In Diachasmimorpha longicaudata isolate KC_UGA_2023 unplaced genomic scaffold, iyDiaLong2 ctg00000075.1, whole genome shotgun sequence, one genomic interval encodes:
- the LOC135171668 gene encoding uncharacterized protein LOC135171668 — protein MLEKDLDLFNQVNYIDKKKDLKKIQAREKRLKLAEKKKAAFIAREKRRELAKEKQRQFIARESKNNRSKDHASKDIIPETMMELDSSIEIIPSTPSVINLILEREGEDVQHGPLNFAPSTPTKPRKTIEEIEAVLVALGANLEQRNREDDYEVRCTPTEASKRA, from the exons atgttagaaaaagatcttgatttattcaatcaagtgaactatattgataagaaaaaggatctaaaaaaaatacaggctcgcgaaaaacgtttaaaactcgcggaaaaaaagaaggccgcctttatcgctcgcgaaaaacgtcgcgaactagctaaggaaaaacaacGACAATTTATAGCTCGCGAATCAAAAAACAATCGATCCAAGGACCACGcatcgaaggatatcatccctgagaccatgatggaattggattcatcgatcgagatcattcccagcactccatcagttatcaatttaatcctggaacgcgagggtgaagatgTTCAGCATGGGCCATTGAATTTCGCGCCCTCAACCCCCACAA aaccgcgaaaaactatcgaggaaatcgaggccgttctagtcgcgttgggcgcgaatctagaacaaaggaatcgcgaggaTGATTACGAAGTGCGATGCACTCCAACGGAAGCGTcaaaaagagcttga
- the LOC135171669 gene encoding uncharacterized protein LOC135171669 encodes MQAIRRKRAYLREANEWLRWEDEEGETLEGENIFAIQDLHDRAAKWLADSEDEAYLRGARWEGGVGADTPRARWIRALRRETRQFEAEGEQVLALYDVWDAWALRILFGEEPTQPDLTEEDCPWSSGTETPPCSASYIMNTARVRRHHNLTPGVIISPDGPMKFLTGLSPLPANHLP; translated from the exons atgCAGGCCATCCGGAGGAAGCGGGCCTACCTGCGGGAGGCCAACGAGTGGCTGCGGTGGGAGGACGAGGAGGGTGAAACCCTGGAAGGCGAGAAcattttcgccatccaggatcTCCATGACAGGGCCGCCAAATGGTTGGCGGATTCCGAGGACGAGGCCTACCTG cGCGGAGCTCGCTGGGAGGGAGGCGTAGGTGCAGACACCCCACGAGCGCGGTGGATCCGCGCTCTGAGGCGCGAGACGCGCCAGTTCGAGGCCGAGGGTGAACAGGTGCTCGCCCTATACGACGTGTGGGATGCCTGGGCCCTgaggatcctcttcggggAGGAGCCCACCCAGCCCGACCTGACGGAGGAGGACTGCCcctggagcagtgggactgAGACCCCCCCCTGTAGCGCCAGCTACATCATGAACACTGCCAGAGTGAGACGACACCACAATCTCACTCCTGGTGTTATTATTTCTCCCGATGGTCCGATGAAATTCCTCACCGGATTATCCCCACTCCCAGCAAATCACCTGCCGTAA